The following proteins are encoded in a genomic region of Elusimicrobiota bacterium:
- a CDS encoding bifunctional transaldolase/phosoglucose isomerase, with protein sequence MSRTNPLKELCRFGVSVWLDTISRELLESGELARLVAEDGVSGLTSNPSIFAAALSSSKDYDEAVRRLAPRQPEPAALFEALAAEDIRAAADVLRGVYDDTAGRDGFASIELPPELAQDAKASQAQALRLHQVVGRPNVMIKIPGTAAALPAITEAVADGIPVNVTLLFAQERYARVVEAYLQGLELRARQGKDLSVCASVASFFVSRVDTSLDRDLQALAARGGASGQEARQLLGRGAVANAKLAYQIFKKEFSGPRFEALQRKGARPQRLLWASTGTKNPAYKDTLYVCELIGPDTVNTMPPATLKAFRDHGACRPSIEEDVAGARSDWERLKALGLDLGAAMRRLEDEGLWAFEKSYNTILETVAARKSSVLAVEGEVVAGLREFEEARFCQRLWSKDPALWKGEPAHQKIIRNSLGWLSLPEAMAAGLGPVRGFTAEVRAEGFKHAVVLGMGGSSLACEVFRRVFEPAPGAPTLEVLDSTNPATVAALQARLDLSRTLFFVSSKSGGTVEPNCLMDYFFDRVSRRAGAKAGRQFVAITDPGTAMEKAALSRGFRKVFLNPSDVGGRFSALSLFGLVPAAVMGLDVGRLLNCARAMARSCAAAAPENPGLRLGAALGLHARAGRDKLTLSLSPALEPFGLWIEQLIAESTGKEGRGILPVHGEPLGAPQSYGADRVFVRIALREQPERDVEERLADLERAGHPVLRFSLADRYELGAQFFLWEAATAAAGFLLGVDPFDQPDVQSAKDQTKRLLGGLEGGVLPKETADLRAGGLAAFADQDLRSSLGANRGLDLPLSRVLAAHLARLKPGDYAAVLAYVHPEEGARLQLEALQRHLRRISKAAVTVQYGPRYLHSTGQLYKGGAANGVFLELVAPDAASLPVPRQDFSFGTLHRAQARGDFAALLEGGRRILRLELGTAVEESLRAVVNAAAELSACPS encoded by the coding sequence GTGAGCCGGACCAACCCTCTCAAAGAGCTGTGCCGCTTCGGCGTCAGCGTCTGGCTCGACACCATCAGCCGGGAGCTCCTCGAATCCGGGGAGCTCGCGCGGCTCGTCGCCGAAGACGGGGTCAGCGGCCTGACCTCCAACCCCAGCATCTTCGCCGCCGCCCTGTCTTCCTCCAAGGACTACGATGAAGCCGTCCGCCGCCTCGCCCCGCGGCAGCCCGAGCCGGCGGCCCTCTTCGAGGCCCTGGCCGCCGAGGACATCCGCGCGGCGGCCGACGTTCTGCGGGGGGTCTACGACGATACCGCCGGGCGCGACGGCTTCGCCAGCATCGAGCTGCCCCCGGAGCTGGCCCAGGACGCCAAAGCCAGCCAGGCCCAGGCTCTGCGCCTGCACCAGGTGGTGGGGCGGCCCAATGTCATGATCAAGATCCCGGGCACGGCCGCGGCCCTGCCCGCCATCACCGAGGCCGTGGCCGATGGCATCCCGGTCAACGTGACGCTGCTTTTCGCGCAGGAGCGCTACGCGCGGGTCGTGGAGGCCTACCTGCAGGGGCTCGAACTGCGCGCGCGCCAGGGCAAGGACCTCTCCGTCTGCGCCTCCGTGGCCAGCTTCTTCGTCAGTCGGGTCGACACGAGCCTCGACCGCGACCTCCAGGCGCTCGCCGCTCGCGGCGGCGCCAGCGGCCAGGAAGCCCGGCAGCTCCTGGGGCGCGGCGCCGTGGCCAACGCCAAGCTGGCTTACCAGATATTCAAAAAGGAGTTCTCCGGCCCCCGCTTCGAGGCCTTGCAGCGCAAGGGGGCCAGGCCCCAGCGCCTGCTCTGGGCCTCCACGGGGACCAAGAACCCGGCCTACAAGGACACGCTCTACGTCTGCGAGCTCATCGGGCCCGACACGGTCAACACCATGCCGCCGGCCACGCTCAAAGCCTTCCGGGACCACGGCGCCTGCCGCCCCAGCATCGAGGAGGACGTGGCCGGGGCGCGTTCCGACTGGGAGCGCCTCAAGGCACTGGGACTCGACCTCGGAGCGGCCATGCGCAGGCTGGAAGACGAGGGTCTATGGGCCTTCGAGAAGTCCTACAACACGATCCTGGAGACCGTGGCCGCGAGGAAGTCCTCCGTGCTGGCGGTCGAGGGGGAGGTCGTCGCCGGTCTCAGGGAGTTCGAGGAGGCGCGCTTCTGCCAACGGCTCTGGAGCAAGGACCCGGCGCTCTGGAAAGGCGAGCCCGCGCACCAGAAGATCATCCGCAACAGCCTGGGCTGGCTCTCCTTGCCCGAGGCCATGGCCGCGGGCCTGGGCCCGGTGCGCGGCTTCACCGCCGAGGTCCGCGCCGAAGGCTTCAAGCACGCCGTGGTGCTGGGGATGGGCGGATCGAGCCTCGCCTGCGAGGTCTTCCGCCGGGTCTTTGAGCCGGCCCCCGGCGCCCCGACGCTCGAGGTCCTCGATTCGACCAACCCGGCCACGGTCGCGGCTCTGCAAGCACGCCTGGATCTTTCGCGCACACTCTTCTTCGTATCGAGCAAGTCCGGCGGGACCGTGGAGCCCAACTGCCTGATGGACTACTTCTTCGACAGGGTCTCCCGGCGGGCCGGCGCCAAGGCCGGACGGCAGTTCGTGGCCATCACGGACCCCGGCACCGCGATGGAGAAGGCGGCGCTCTCCAGGGGCTTCCGGAAGGTCTTCCTCAACCCCTCGGACGTGGGCGGCCGCTTCTCGGCCCTGTCGCTCTTCGGGCTGGTTCCCGCCGCGGTCATGGGCTTGGACGTGGGCCGGCTGCTCAACTGCGCGCGCGCCATGGCGCGCTCCTGCGCCGCGGCTGCCCCGGAGAACCCCGGTCTGCGCCTGGGCGCCGCTCTGGGGCTGCACGCCCGAGCGGGCCGCGACAAGCTGACCTTGTCCTTGTCGCCGGCCCTGGAGCCCTTCGGGCTCTGGATCGAGCAGCTCATCGCCGAGTCCACGGGCAAGGAAGGCCGCGGCATCCTGCCGGTGCATGGCGAGCCCTTGGGCGCGCCCCAGTCCTACGGGGCGGACCGCGTCTTCGTGCGCATAGCCCTGCGCGAGCAGCCCGAGCGCGACGTCGAAGAGCGGCTCGCGGACCTGGAGCGGGCCGGGCATCCGGTCCTGCGCTTCTCCTTGGCCGACCGCTACGAACTGGGGGCGCAGTTCTTCCTCTGGGAAGCGGCCACGGCCGCGGCGGGCTTCCTGCTGGGTGTCGACCCCTTCGACCAGCCCGATGTGCAGAGCGCCAAGGACCAGACCAAGCGGCTGCTCGGCGGCCTGGAGGGGGGAGTGCTGCCCAAGGAGACGGCGGACCTGCGCGCCGGAGGCCTGGCCGCCTTCGCGGACCAGGACCTGCGCTCGTCTTTGGGCGCGAACCGCGGCCTGGACCTGCCCCTGAGCCGCGTCCTGGCCGCGCATCTGGCGCGGCTCAAGCCCGGGGACTACGCGGCGGTTCTCGCCTACGTGCATCCGGAGGAAGGCGCCCGGCTGCAGTTGGAGGCCCTTCAGCGGCACCTGCGCCGCATATCCAAGGCGGCGGTGACCGTGCAGTACGGCCCCCGCTACCTGCACTCCACCGGACAGCTCTATAAAGGAGGCGCGGCCAACGGGGTCTTCCTGGAGCTGGTGGCGCCCGACGCGGCGTCTTTGCCCGTGCCCAGGCAGGATTTCAGCTTCGGGACCTTGCACCGGGCCCAGGCCCGCGGCGACTTCGCGGCGCTGCTGGAGGGGGGACGGCGCATCCTGCGCCTGGAGCTGGGGACCGCGGTCGAGGAGTCGCTGCGGGCCGTGGTCAACGCAGCGGCGGAGCTTTCGGCATGCCCCAGCTAG
- the rpiB gene encoding ribose 5-phosphate isomerase B encodes MRIALGSDHGGFELKKLLRRMLEGEGHLILDVGVDAPDPVDYPDYTRKVVSEVLGGRAERGIMVCGSGIGACVAANKFPGIRAGVCHDTYSAHQGVEHDDINVLCLGGRIIGCELAYELVRAFVAAKFSNVERHARRRDKVTALEKEFQERKA; translated from the coding sequence ATGCGCATAGCCTTGGGCTCCGACCACGGTGGATTCGAACTGAAAAAGCTCCTGCGCCGCATGCTGGAGGGCGAAGGGCATCTGATCCTCGACGTCGGTGTGGACGCCCCCGACCCCGTGGACTATCCCGACTACACCCGCAAGGTCGTCTCTGAGGTCCTGGGCGGCCGGGCCGAGCGCGGCATCATGGTCTGCGGCAGCGGGATCGGGGCCTGCGTGGCCGCCAATAAATTCCCGGGCATACGCGCGGGCGTCTGCCACGACACCTACTCCGCCCATCAGGGCGTGGAGCATGACGACATCAACGTCCTCTGCCTGGGCGGCCGGATCATCGGCTGCGAGCTGGCCTATGAGCTCGTCCGGGCCTTCGTGGCCGCCAAGTTCTCGAACGTCGAGCGCCATGCGCGCCGGCGCGACAAGGTGACCGCTCTGGAGAAGGAATTCCAAGAGAGAAAAGCGTGA